The following coding sequences lie in one Mucilaginibacter sp. KACC 22773 genomic window:
- a CDS encoding 3-keto-disaccharide hydrolase — translation MKKTHYFLIFSCFLVLGCTGAKKLADAGNDDKGWKKLFNGTDIKDWFVKINHHLVGENYGNTFRVEDGIIKIRYDQYGDFDNQFGHLYYKTPFSHFRLRFEYRFVGKQQKGAPDYTLLNSGVMFHSQDPRTMLKDQDWPISIEMQLLGGLGDGKPRPTGNMCSPGTDVVYKGRVWPDHCISSTSKTYDGDQWVKGELIVDGNKLVTHIINGDTVLQYSKPSIGGGVANGYDPKYKQDGKLLSSGFIALQSEGQPVDFRNIEIKQFPGSDR, via the coding sequence ATGAAAAAAACACACTATTTTTTAATATTTTCCTGCTTCCTGGTACTTGGCTGTACCGGGGCAAAAAAACTGGCCGACGCCGGTAACGACGATAAAGGCTGGAAAAAGCTGTTTAACGGGACCGACATTAAGGATTGGTTTGTGAAGATCAATCATCACCTGGTTGGCGAAAACTATGGCAATACATTCAGGGTAGAAGATGGCATAATCAAAATCAGGTATGATCAATATGGCGATTTTGACAATCAATTTGGCCACCTGTATTACAAAACCCCGTTTTCGCACTTTCGCCTGCGGTTTGAGTACCGTTTTGTTGGTAAACAGCAAAAAGGCGCACCCGACTATACCCTGCTTAACAGCGGCGTTATGTTTCATTCGCAGGACCCCAGGACCATGCTAAAAGACCAGGATTGGCCAATATCAATAGAAATGCAGTTATTAGGCGGCCTTGGCGACGGAAAACCGAGACCGACAGGCAATATGTGCTCGCCAGGTACCGATGTGGTTTACAAAGGGAGGGTTTGGCCCGACCATTGCATCAGTTCTACCTCAAAAACTTATGATGGCGACCAATGGGTAAAAGGCGAGCTAATAGTTGACGGCAACAAATTAGTTACACATATCATCAACGGCGATACTGTGTTACAATATTCAAAACCGTCCATTGGAGGCGGCGTAGCCAATGGCTACGATCCAAAGTACAAACAAGATGGAAAATTATTAAGCAGCGGCTTTATTGCCCTGCAAAGTGAGGGCCAGCCGGTTGATTTCAGGAATATAGAGATCAAACAATTCCCCGGTTCAGACCGGTAA
- a CDS encoding DUF4097 family beta strand repeat-containing protein produces the protein MKTIKFLSVFAIALLITGRLWAQEQLTVPLSDPGKPFKLNVGLIDGSITVIGYEGKSIVVEGQVDEKRKDRDKEKEKVAGMHRLNSNGMDISAQENNNQVTVHSSMGKPVNLIIKVPKTTSTFKISTVNGGDITGSNLDGELEVSNVNGSIKLTDISGSVVATTVNGPVIVTFKSIDPKAAMAFSTLNGKIDVTFPASLKANVKLKSDRGDIFTDFDVATEQQKPNVTRTNKDGMYGLKIDEWVYGKIAGGGPELMMKTTFGAVYIRKAK, from the coding sequence ATGAAAACGATAAAATTTTTAAGTGTATTCGCGATAGCCCTATTGATAACTGGCCGATTGTGGGCACAGGAGCAACTGACTGTTCCGCTAAGCGATCCTGGCAAACCCTTTAAATTAAATGTAGGTTTGATAGACGGATCCATCACGGTGATAGGCTACGAAGGTAAAAGCATTGTAGTTGAAGGCCAGGTGGACGAAAAACGTAAGGACCGTGATAAGGAAAAGGAAAAAGTAGCCGGGATGCACCGTTTAAACAGCAACGGCATGGATATCAGCGCCCAGGAAAATAACAACCAGGTAACGGTACACAGCAGCATGGGCAAACCGGTTAACCTAATCATAAAAGTACCTAAAACTACATCCACTTTTAAAATATCAACTGTAAATGGCGGCGATATTACAGGCAGCAACCTGGATGGGGAGTTGGAAGTGAGCAACGTAAATGGTTCTATAAAACTTACAGATATCTCCGGTTCAGTGGTAGCCACAACCGTAAACGGTCCGGTAATAGTTACCTTTAAATCTATCGACCCAAAAGCAGCTATGGCGTTTTCGACCCTGAACGGCAAAATAGATGTTACCTTTCCGGCAAGCCTGAAGGCCAATGTAAAGCTAAAATCAGACAGAGGTGATATTTTTACCGATTTTGATGTAGCCACCGAACAACAAAAACCCAACGTAACCCGCACCAATAAAGACGGCATGTATGGCCTGAAAATTGACGAATGGGTATACGGCAAAATAGCCGGCGGCGGCCCCGAACTAATGATGAAAACCACCTTTGGCGCGGTGTATATCAGGAAAGCGAAGTGA
- a CDS encoding ABC transporter permease, translated as MFKNYIKTAWRNLVKNKFYSVINIAGLTLGLAIGILILIWVQDELSFDGFHAKAPDIYRLELFGGTGASRQIYSVGVAPIGPMAKQQLPEVKECVRISGNYNFSLYKYKDKVFGDENAAFTDPSFFSMFDFHLIKGNAGKPFNDDNSVVITQKTAQKFFGNQDPIGKVIIADGNKANFTVSGVIADFPKNSSINYDMLMPMSFHEKAMLANKNDLSNNFSFFNYETYLQLKPGAATKALTTKIRQIHLNHKADDTDAEYLLLPIAKMHLYNADMSDKGISTVRIFIIIALLILVIACINYVNLSTARSMLRSKEISMRKIIGAAKMQLFMQFIVETALLFSFAALLTIGLIFILMPMFNHLLNKEMVFNLADYHVWLILLGAITGTLALSSIYPALLLSSFEPLKALKGKISAGLGDALFRKILVVTQFVFSIVLIIGTMVITGQLNYIRQKKLGYDKENVISFWMRDMVPHYDAVKAELLKQPGVLAVTRSNQNIVRFGGFTGWLDWDGKDPKQNMMIHPIAVDKDMVSFFKMNLKEGTMFTGSVIDTSHYILNEAAIKEMGMNNPIGKSFTMQGVKGTIIGIVKDFHYASMKVKIAPAMFWYKPAYLNTIYIKTTGRDAQKAISAAEKQFKQYNGEYPFAYNFLDDLFNKMYQSEQQEGKLFSYFAGIAIFISCLGLLGLAAYTAQVRTREIGVRKVLGASVSGIVSLLAGDFIKLVLIAILIASPLAWYAMYKWLQDFAYKINVSWLVFVFAGFMAILIAFATISFQAVKAALMNPVKSLRSE; from the coding sequence ATGTTCAAAAACTACATAAAAACAGCCTGGCGCAATTTGGTCAAGAATAAGTTTTATTCGGTTATCAATATTGCGGGCTTAACGCTTGGTTTGGCTATTGGTATCCTGATACTCATTTGGGTGCAGGATGAGTTAAGCTTTGATGGTTTCCATGCCAAAGCGCCGGATATTTACCGGCTGGAGTTGTTTGGCGGCACGGGCGCCAGCAGGCAGATATATAGTGTGGGCGTAGCGCCAATCGGCCCTATGGCCAAGCAGCAGTTGCCCGAGGTGAAGGAGTGTGTACGCATTTCCGGCAACTACAATTTTTCGCTGTATAAGTACAAGGATAAGGTTTTTGGGGATGAGAATGCCGCCTTTACAGATCCTTCGTTTTTTTCGATGTTCGATTTTCATTTGATAAAGGGCAACGCGGGCAAGCCATTTAATGATGATAATTCAGTTGTTATTACCCAAAAAACTGCGCAAAAATTTTTCGGCAATCAGGATCCCATTGGTAAAGTCATTATTGCCGATGGGAACAAAGCCAATTTTACAGTTAGCGGCGTAATAGCTGATTTCCCCAAAAATTCCAGTATCAATTACGATATGCTAATGCCCATGAGCTTTCACGAAAAGGCTATGCTGGCAAACAAAAACGACCTGAGTAATAATTTTAGCTTTTTTAATTACGAAACCTATTTACAGCTTAAACCGGGGGCTGCAACCAAAGCGCTTACAACAAAAATACGGCAGATTCACCTTAACCATAAGGCTGATGATACCGATGCCGAATACCTGTTGCTGCCCATAGCAAAAATGCATTTGTACAATGCCGATATGAGTGATAAGGGGATATCCACCGTACGCATTTTTATAATTATAGCCCTGCTTATACTGGTTATCGCCTGTATCAATTATGTAAACCTTTCAACTGCACGGTCAATGCTGCGGTCAAAAGAGATCAGTATGCGTAAAATTATCGGCGCGGCAAAAATGCAGTTGTTTATGCAGTTTATTGTAGAAACAGCGCTATTGTTTTCATTTGCAGCCTTATTAACCATTGGGCTGATTTTTATATTGATGCCTATGTTTAACCATTTGCTTAATAAAGAGATGGTTTTTAACCTGGCCGATTATCATGTGTGGTTAATTTTGCTTGGCGCTATAACAGGCACGCTTGCTTTATCCAGCATTTACCCGGCTTTGCTGTTGTCATCTTTTGAGCCTTTGAAGGCTTTAAAAGGGAAGATCTCCGCAGGTCTTGGCGATGCGCTATTCCGCAAAATATTGGTGGTAACCCAGTTTGTGTTTTCGATAGTGCTCATCATCGGCACCATGGTGATTACGGGGCAGTTAAATTACATCCGCCAAAAAAAACTGGGCTATGATAAGGAGAATGTGATTAGCTTTTGGATGCGCGATATGGTGCCGCATTATGATGCGGTGAAAGCCGAATTGTTGAAACAACCCGGCGTATTGGCTGTCACCCGGTCGAACCAAAATATAGTGCGCTTTGGAGGTTTTACAGGATGGCTGGATTGGGATGGTAAAGATCCTAAACAAAACATGATGATTCACCCCATAGCGGTAGACAAGGACATGGTGTCATTTTTTAAAATGAACCTGAAAGAGGGGACTATGTTTACCGGCTCTGTAATTGATACATCGCATTATATTTTAAACGAGGCGGCCATCAAAGAAATGGGCATGAACAACCCTATAGGCAAAAGTTTTACCATGCAAGGGGTTAAGGGCACTATCATAGGCATAGTTAAAGATTTTCATTACGCATCTATGAAAGTGAAAATTGCACCTGCCATGTTTTGGTACAAGCCCGCGTACCTAAACACCATCTACATTAAAACCACTGGTCGCGATGCGCAAAAGGCAATAAGTGCGGCCGAAAAACAATTTAAACAGTATAATGGCGAATACCCGTTTGCCTACAATTTTTTGGATGATCTTTTCAATAAAATGTACCAAAGCGAGCAGCAGGAAGGTAAGCTATTCAGCTATTTTGCAGGTATTGCTATATTTATATCATGCCTTGGCTTATTAGGTTTGGCCGCATACACCGCCCAGGTGCGTACCCGCGAAATTGGTGTACGCAAAGTGTTAGGTGCAAGTGTAAGCGGCATAGTAAGCCTGCTGGCCGGCGATTTTATTAAACTTGTCTTGATAGCTATCCTTATCGCGTCGCCGCTGGCCTGGTACGCCATGTATAAATGGCTGCAGGATTTTGCCTATAAGATAAACGTAAGCTGGCTGGTATTTGTATTTGCCGGGTTTATGGCGATACTTATCGCATTTGCTACCATAAGTTTCCAGGCGGTTAAAGCCGCGTTGATGAACCCGGTAAAAAGTTTGAGGAGCGAATAG
- a CDS encoding zf-HC2 domain-containing protein — protein MKMNCAQYEEKFSGYISNELTAAERDEFEKHVSGCQDCMQELAEMQQVWALMGNMQAPEPGAHMELKFKAMLDTYKESVEESKPAFSIKEQIARLWQWQQRRPLAYSLLIVLVSFGTGYLAFKGSTAGKQDEQLKDLTSQVHELKQTMMLAMLENPSASERIKAVSYTSEIKHADKEVIDALFATLNNDPNVNVRLSTLDALTQLAAHPEVRQGLIASIVQQDSPLLQSAIADVMLKLQEKKSVNSFKELLKQKGLNPGVKDKIKQTITQLI, from the coding sequence ATGAAGATGAATTGTGCGCAATACGAAGAAAAATTTAGCGGCTATATAAGCAATGAGTTAACCGCCGCCGAGCGTGATGAGTTTGAAAAACACGTATCGGGTTGCCAGGATTGTATGCAGGAACTTGCCGAAATGCAGCAGGTTTGGGCTTTAATGGGCAATATGCAGGCACCGGAACCGGGTGCCCACATGGAACTAAAGTTTAAAGCCATGCTTGATACTTACAAGGAATCGGTTGAAGAAAGCAAGCCAGCCTTTAGCATAAAAGAACAAATTGCCCGCTTATGGCAATGGCAGCAGCGCCGGCCGCTGGCATATAGCCTGCTTATAGTACTGGTTAGTTTTGGCACGGGGTACCTGGCTTTTAAGGGAAGCACCGCCGGCAAACAAGACGAGCAGTTGAAAGACCTTACATCGCAGGTACATGAACTGAAACAAACTATGATGCTGGCAATGCTCGAAAATCCATCGGCATCTGAACGGATTAAAGCGGTAAGCTATACCAGCGAGATTAAACATGCCGATAAGGAGGTTATTGATGCTTTATTTGCCACCCTTAACAACGATCCGAATGTGAATGTACGCTTAAGTACGCTTGATGCTTTAACCCAGTTGGCCGCGCACCCGGAAGTGCGGCAGGGGCTGATAGCATCCATCGTTCAGCAGGATTCGCCGCTGCTGCAATCGGCCATTGCAGATGTGATGCTGAAGCTGCAGGAAAAAAAGTCGGTTAATTCGTTCAAAGAGTTACTGAAACAAAAAGGACTAAACCCAGGTGTAAAAGACAAAATCAAACAAACCATAACACAACTCATTTAA
- a CDS encoding plasmid pRiA4b ORF-3 family protein, which produces MKTFQFKIQLAGTENPVVWRRLLVPEDISFDEFHMAIQAVFGWDSSHLYQFSAKGWGSKPYYQLLDNYSVGGDERDSEDYLIGEVFKRAGQKYTYIYDFGDDWKHEILLEKTTGEQVFAPHCIGGEGACPPEDCGGVHGYYRMVDIVNNPSHQEHKEMRGWMGIPKGGKWDVNAFDLEAANKRCARLVGDDDDEE; this is translated from the coding sequence ATGAAAACTTTCCAATTTAAAATCCAGCTCGCTGGCACCGAAAACCCTGTAGTTTGGCGGCGGCTGCTGGTACCCGAAGACATTAGTTTTGATGAATTTCATATGGCGATACAGGCTGTATTTGGCTGGGATAGCAGTCATTTGTACCAGTTTTCGGCAAAAGGATGGGGTTCGAAGCCTTACTACCAGCTGCTTGACAATTACAGCGTTGGCGGCGATGAGCGCGACAGTGAAGATTACTTGATTGGTGAGGTGTTTAAGCGGGCCGGGCAAAAGTATACCTACATTTACGATTTCGGCGACGATTGGAAACACGAGATTTTGTTAGAAAAAACTACCGGAGAACAAGTGTTTGCACCGCATTGCATCGGCGGCGAGGGTGCCTGCCCTCCTGAAGACTGCGGCGGGGTTCACGGCTACTATCGCATGGTAGATATTGTAAACAACCCCAGCCACCAGGAACATAAAGAAATGCGCGGATGGATGGGCATCCCTAAAGGTGGCAAGTGGGATGTAAACGCCTTTGACCTTGAAGCGGCCAATAAGCGTTGCGCCCGCCTGGTAGGCGATGATGACGACGAAGAATAA
- a CDS encoding IS110 family transposase, with product MEKMRTHAAGIDIGSRHVFVGLESGPVRSFETFTGDLVALSKYLLENRVTTVAMEATGVYWYVLHDILSDAGLDVWLVDGRQTKQLPGRKTDVKDCQWIQQLHSYGLLNRCYVSEGLLKELRSYQRLREDHLRSASMHIQHMQKALIEMNIRLPEVLSQIHGASGKALITAILSGERDRYKLLALCHKKIKDKKSEEVLKALEGHYTPHGLFALEQAYKAYLFYQGQILECDRKIDSTLQQINKDKQLPPGTNTGNRKPIRHNKPQVKDLGGHLLKIFGGRDATRLPGFTDYNWLQLYTEIGADLSQWSTEKRFANWLGVSPGQNRSGKKNKSKSKGKPTAGQIFKEMACGLLNSKYIGWGAFARRLRGRKGPAIAIKATARKLAIQYWRLMVKGSDFVEKGIEAYDNMLKEQKQRYLQKLAIEFNVDLVPI from the coding sequence ATGGAAAAAATGCGTACACATGCAGCCGGTATAGATATTGGCTCCCGTCATGTTTTCGTTGGCCTGGAAAGCGGCCCTGTCCGTAGCTTTGAAACCTTTACCGGCGATCTGGTAGCACTTAGTAAATATTTACTGGAGAACCGGGTAACTACAGTGGCGATGGAAGCTACAGGTGTTTACTGGTATGTACTTCATGATATCCTGTCAGATGCAGGGTTAGATGTGTGGCTGGTCGACGGCCGCCAAACCAAACAGTTGCCTGGAAGAAAGACAGATGTGAAAGACTGCCAGTGGATCCAGCAGTTACATAGTTATGGTTTACTGAACCGTTGCTACGTTTCTGAGGGGCTGCTCAAGGAGCTACGTAGTTACCAGCGATTACGTGAAGACCACCTCCGGAGTGCCTCGATGCATATTCAGCATATGCAAAAGGCCCTGATCGAAATGAATATCCGTTTACCGGAAGTATTAAGTCAGATACATGGGGCCAGTGGAAAAGCCCTTATAACAGCAATCCTTTCCGGTGAAAGAGACCGTTATAAGCTGCTTGCTCTCTGCCACAAAAAAATCAAAGATAAAAAGAGCGAAGAAGTATTAAAGGCTTTGGAGGGCCATTACACGCCACATGGGCTTTTTGCCCTGGAGCAGGCTTATAAGGCATATCTTTTTTATCAAGGCCAGATCTTGGAGTGTGACCGGAAAATAGATAGCACCTTGCAACAGATTAATAAAGACAAACAACTACCGCCCGGTACAAATACCGGAAATAGAAAACCGATCAGGCACAATAAGCCCCAGGTTAAAGACCTTGGCGGGCATTTGCTGAAAATATTTGGTGGCCGGGATGCCACCAGGCTTCCCGGCTTTACAGATTATAACTGGTTACAGTTATATACAGAAATTGGAGCCGATTTAAGCCAGTGGTCGACGGAAAAACGGTTTGCCAATTGGCTTGGGGTATCTCCCGGTCAGAACCGTTCGGGCAAGAAAAACAAAAGTAAAAGCAAAGGAAAACCTACCGCCGGCCAGATATTCAAGGAAATGGCGTGCGGCTTGCTAAACAGCAAATACATTGGATGGGGAGCATTCGCCAGACGGTTAAGAGGAAGAAAAGGTCCGGCGATAGCCATCAAAGCAACTGCCAGAAAATTGGCTATTCAATATTGGCGTTTAATGGTTAAAGGGAGCGATTTTGTAGAAAAAGGCATAGAGGCATATGATAACATGCTTAAAGAGCAGAAGCAAAGGTATTTACAAAAGCTCGCTATCGAATTTAATGTGGACTTAGTACCTATATAA
- a CDS encoding RNA polymerase sigma factor, which yields MNALSDNTIMLRVKAGDLDRMGLLFQRHYRALYGFLFHMTYQREASEDMVQIVFYKMLRYRSSFTGEGEFMAWMYQIARNVLKDNAKKGGKQGVYQDISELADRLPGGTSADEHLEKKQANAGLYNAMEKLSDDNREILTLSRFQELKYQEIGQILGITEGAAKVRAFRAMQELKDIYAKMER from the coding sequence TTGAACGCACTAAGTGATAACACGATCATGCTCCGGGTAAAGGCCGGAGATTTGGATAGGATGGGGCTGCTGTTCCAAAGGCATTACCGTGCCTTATACGGCTTCCTGTTTCACATGACCTATCAGCGCGAGGCCAGCGAGGATATGGTACAAATCGTGTTTTACAAAATGCTCAGGTATCGTAGCAGCTTTACAGGCGAGGGCGAGTTTATGGCCTGGATGTACCAGATAGCCCGCAATGTGTTAAAAGATAATGCCAAAAAAGGTGGCAAACAAGGCGTATACCAGGACATAAGTGAATTGGCCGACAGGTTGCCGGGAGGCACCAGCGCCGATGAGCATCTGGAAAAAAAGCAGGCCAATGCGGGGTTATATAACGCTATGGAAAAGTTGAGCGATGATAACCGGGAGATACTAACGCTCAGTCGTTTCCAGGAGCTGAAGTACCAGGAGATAGGGCAAATTTTAGGTATTACCGAAGGGGCCGCTAAAGTACGCGCCTTTAGGGCTATGCAGGAGTTAAAAGATATTTACGCCAAAATGGAACGTTAA
- a CDS encoding TonB-dependent receptor translates to MKKFFIISILFLILKTLAYSQAKIQVMVIDANTHEAIPGAIIANAGGEKLGLTDAKGRYNIAGSGISQIKVTMVGYSTLVVSVTGGKADVALVPSTLDLQPVVVTASREGQARQDAPIAISKINSTQIKDTKATALYQLLNKVAGVYMVDLGNEQHTMAIRQPITYNALYLYMEDGLPIRPTGIFNHNSLYEINMSGVKDIEVIKGPASSLYGSNSIGGAVNFITQGPPSGYAGNVSIRGDNYHYRRVDADGGFSKGKFGLYIGGYIGHQKDSWQDYSDFDKYSANFKTTYDFNAGTRLTTSAAYNYLNTQTPGSLDSAHFYNRSYGANQRFTYRKVESFRASTRLDHQWNEKNATFVTLFFRHNSNAQLPSYFISDVRDNAGNYLSSNGQVNDQRFQSYGLLAQHRVNFDFLHSRLIGGVYVDDSPSSYCAQYLDIDKDVQNNYYTGFTNTGKYIDDYRIKLFNTAAYMQYEIKPTEALRIVAGLRYDRVHYAFTNGLPAGSTKYKQQETSNFNIVAPKLGLTYDLGRNKGFYANYSVGFQPPETGDLYSSRQLTPLKQATFDNYEVGGWFSAFNKMLYFEMSLFDLEGRNEIISQLLPDNTTQNQNAGATRHRGIEYSLTLAPVKELTFRFSGTNARHTYVHYNEVVANYSTGGNTVIKYDGNRMSNAPAWIANSELTYKPAYLQGFRIGGEWQHINQYYTNPANTKTYSGYNICNLRLGYDVKSSVLKGAGIWFNVLNLTNKLYATTVTSNRYGDTYNAAAPRTYTLGISYSFSKY, encoded by the coding sequence ATGAAAAAATTTTTCATTATATCTATACTGTTTTTAATACTCAAAACCCTGGCTTACAGCCAGGCTAAAATACAGGTCATGGTAATCGATGCCAATACCCACGAGGCCATTCCCGGCGCTATCATTGCCAACGCCGGCGGCGAAAAGCTGGGTTTAACCGATGCCAAGGGGCGATATAATATTGCAGGCTCAGGCATCAGTCAAATTAAGGTAACAATGGTAGGCTATAGTACACTCGTAGTTAGCGTTACCGGTGGTAAGGCAGATGTCGCTTTGGTACCTTCCACTTTAGATCTTCAGCCGGTAGTTGTAACCGCCAGCCGGGAAGGCCAGGCCAGGCAGGATGCGCCTATCGCCATCAGTAAAATAAACTCTACCCAGATAAAAGATACCAAAGCAACAGCCCTGTACCAGTTACTCAACAAAGTAGCCGGCGTTTACATGGTTGATCTGGGAAACGAGCAGCATACTATGGCTATACGCCAGCCTATTACTTATAATGCCCTTTACTTGTATATGGAGGATGGTTTGCCGATACGTCCAACGGGGATTTTTAACCATAACTCGCTGTATGAAATCAACATGTCGGGCGTTAAAGATATCGAGGTAATTAAAGGCCCGGCATCGTCGCTTTACGGCAGTAACTCCATTGGCGGTGCTGTAAACTTCATCACCCAGGGGCCACCCTCGGGCTATGCAGGCAACGTTTCTATCCGTGGCGATAACTATCACTACCGTAGGGTTGATGCGGATGGCGGCTTTAGCAAAGGCAAATTTGGCCTATACATAGGCGGCTACATCGGTCATCAAAAAGATAGCTGGCAAGATTATTCTGATTTTGATAAGTACTCGGCCAACTTTAAAACTACTTATGATTTTAACGCCGGTACACGGTTAACAACTTCTGCTGCTTATAATTACCTGAATACCCAGACGCCGGGAAGTTTGGATAGTGCCCACTTTTACAACAGAAGCTATGGCGCAAATCAGCGTTTTACCTATCGTAAGGTGGAGTCGTTCAGGGCCAGCACCAGGCTGGATCATCAGTGGAATGAAAAGAATGCGACGTTTGTTACTTTATTCTTTCGCCATAACTCAAACGCGCAGCTGCCAAGCTATTTTATATCCGACGTGAGGGATAATGCAGGTAACTACCTGAGTAGTAACGGGCAGGTGAATGATCAGCGTTTTCAAAGCTATGGATTGCTGGCGCAGCACAGGGTTAACTTTGATTTTCTGCATTCCAGGCTGATAGGAGGGGTTTACGTAGATGATAGCCCAAGTTCGTACTGTGCTCAATACCTTGATATTGATAAGGATGTACAGAATAACTACTACACCGGCTTTACAAACACAGGTAAATACATCGATGATTATCGTATCAAACTGTTTAACACAGCTGCTTACATGCAATATGAAATAAAGCCCACCGAGGCGCTGCGCATAGTGGCCGGTTTGCGGTACGATAGGGTGCATTACGCTTTTACCAATGGCCTGCCTGCCGGCAGCACAAAATACAAACAGCAGGAAACCAGTAACTTTAACATTGTGGCTCCTAAACTGGGCCTGACATACGATTTAGGCCGTAACAAAGGTTTTTACGCCAATTACAGTGTAGGCTTCCAGCCCCCAGAGACCGGCGACTTGTATAGTTCAAGGCAGCTAACTCCCTTGAAGCAAGCCACTTTTGATAACTACGAAGTAGGCGGATGGTTTTCGGCCTTTAACAAAATGCTGTACTTTGAAATGAGTTTGTTTGACCTGGAAGGCCGTAATGAAATCATCAGCCAGCTTTTGCCAGATAACACTACGCAGAATCAGAATGCGGGTGCTACCCGCCATCGTGGCATTGAGTACTCTCTAACACTGGCACCTGTTAAAGAGCTAACCTTCAGGTTTAGCGGCACCAATGCCAGGCATACGTATGTGCATTATAACGAGGTAGTTGCAAACTATAGCACTGGCGGTAACACTGTGATTAAATACGATGGCAATCGCATGAGTAACGCCCCGGCCTGGATTGCCAATTCCGAACTTACCTACAAGCCCGCCTATCTGCAAGGCTTCAGGATAGGGGGTGAGTGGCAGCACATTAACCAGTACTATACCAACCCGGCAAATACCAAAACTTATAGCGGTTATAATATTTGTAACCTGCGTTTAGGTTACGATGTTAAAAGCAGTGTGCTAAAAGGGGCGGGCATCTGGTTTAATGTATTAAATTTAACCAATAAACTGTACGCCACCACGGTAACCAGCAACCGGTATGGCGATACCTATAATGCCGCGGCGCCGCGTACTTATACCCTGGGTATCAGTTATTCATTTTCAAAATATTGA